Proteins co-encoded in one Bacillus sp. FSL H8-0547 genomic window:
- a CDS encoding glutathione peroxidase — protein sequence MSIYDLHVKTIGGDDKSMDAFRGKVLVIVNTASKCGFTPQYKALQELYERYQPEGLEILGFPCNQFMSQEPGTEEDIKSFCELNYGVSFPMFAKVDVNGPKAHPLFTHLTNEAPGLLGSKAVKWNFTKFLVDRNGKAVERFSPNTDPKEMEETIQKLLQQ from the coding sequence TTGAGTATTTATGATCTTCATGTAAAAACAATTGGCGGCGATGATAAATCAATGGATGCATTCCGCGGAAAAGTGCTTGTGATTGTGAATACGGCGAGCAAATGCGGATTCACTCCGCAGTACAAAGCGCTGCAGGAACTTTACGAACGGTATCAGCCGGAGGGGCTTGAAATCCTTGGCTTTCCGTGCAATCAGTTTATGAGCCAGGAACCTGGGACAGAAGAAGACATTAAAAGCTTTTGCGAATTGAACTATGGCGTTTCTTTTCCAATGTTCGCTAAAGTCGATGTAAATGGCCCGAAGGCTCATCCGCTGTTTACCCATCTGACAAATGAAGCACCGGGCCTGCTCGGTTCAAAGGCTGTGAAATGGAATTTTACTAAGTTTCTCGTAGATCGTAACGGAAAAGCTGTTGAACGCTTTTCTCCCAATACAGACCCAAAAGAAATGGAAGAAACGATTCAGAAGCTGCTGCAGCAGTAA